The Podarcis raffonei isolate rPodRaf1 chromosome 18, rPodRaf1.pri, whole genome shotgun sequence genome includes the window CTTTACATatgaagaaaaaaggaaattatGTAGGGAATAGAAAATTTGTAAAGGAACAAAAAAgcggaaaagaaaaaataaagatacgaaataaaaaaatttcaaaggggaaaagaaaagaacattatttacacaatgagaggcagtatttcaataataataataattgaaaattTGGACACAAATTTtagtccttttattttatttcttttatttttagtccttttattttatttcttttatttttagtccttttatttctatttctattttattttatttcttttattttacttttagttTAGTccttttatttcttctgtttGTTGACCTGTTATATATATATcttattttgaaggggggggaatgacgTTTCTGAGTTTTTTTCAaggaaatctgccccaaatctACACTTCCGGCAAGGGGTTGCCACCCGTCCGGATATCTCCGGGCGGAGTCCGGGAAGTTCCGGACGCGCAGGCCCATCTGCGCATGTCTATGGCTAACCCTCGCTTCGAGAGGAATCCATCAatctcccctcacacacacacacaggaaatccCGCCTCCGCGGCCGGAAGCGGCCGCTCTAGGACAACGCGCTCAGTGTTGACGGAGGAGGAAGTGCTGCGCGCGCCTTGCCGCTCGATGCTTTCTGGCCCTTGCGGGCCGCCGTCGTCATGGTCCCGGCGCGGTGACGTCGTGGGCGCGTCGTGGGCGGGGCTTGGCCTCCCGTCAGGGAGGAGGGGACAAGATGGCGGAGGCTTCGCCGCAGCCGGGACGCtacttctgccactgctgctcggCCGAGATCGCCCCGCGCTTGCCGGTGAGTCCCGGGGGCCGTTGGCGGGCGGTCCCCCTTCCGCTCCGGGGCCGGAGGACCCGCCGCTCCGCAACGCCCGGCGGGGGAGGCCGGTAGACTGCGCTGCCGGGGGGAGGCTCCACTACGGGAGGAGGGCGCCTGGGCCTTCGGGGCGGGAGGCGGGGGGGGTTTCTCCCCCCCACACAATAAAGAGGGGAGGGGTAGACTGCCCCTTCCCCTGGAGGCTCCACTGCTGGGCGTTGCTTCGTCCCATTTATATAAGTCCTttgggggggaggcgggggggttCTCCCCCCAAGGCCCCCCCAATtaagaggaggggaggggtagACTGCTCTTTGCCCTGGAGGCTCCACTGCTGGACgtcccttccttctccccttatataAGTCCTttgggggggaggcggggggggggtttctcCCCCCAAGGCCCCCCAATTAAGAAGAGGGGAGGGGTAGACTGCCCCTTCCCCTGGAGGCTCCACTGCTGGGCGTCGCTTCGTCCCATTTATGAGAGTCCTttgggggggaggcgggggggttTTCTCCCCCAAGGCCCCCCCAATTAAGAAGAGGGGAAGGGTAGACTGCTCTTTGCCCTGGAGGCTCCACTGCCAGGCGTTgcttccttcttcccttatgtAAGTCCTTTgggggaggaggcgggggggTTTTCAGTGTTTCATGTTTGCAGTGGAGGGTTTTGCCCATCAAGGTAAAGATGGGTTGGGTGGAGAGGTGTtgaccccccttctctccctcttttttgggggggggtattttggGGGGGTGTAGACTGCTCTCCCACCTGGAGGCTCCACTACTGGAGAATGGCGCCTGAGCCttcttgggggggtggggagggagggggatgagaCGGGGGGTTTCTCCCCCAAGGCCCCCCCAATTAAGAGGAGGGGACTGCGCTTTGCCCTGGAGGCTCCACTGTTGGGCGTCgcttccttctccccttatataagtccttttttggggggggtgttttttgggggggagcatgtTTGCAGTGGAGGGCTTTGCCCATCAAGGTAGGTAGGTGActtgtcattttttttaattgggggCAGGAAAGTGTAGGCTCCCCTCCCTTCCCGTCCCCCTCCAGATGCCACTGCCAGGCATTGCTTCCTTCTCCCCCCAATTAAGGGTTTTCTCCCCCCCAAATAAGGGGGAGGCCCCCCTCAATtaagaggaggggaggggtagACTGCTCTTTGCCCTGGAGGCTCCACTCCTCCCCTTGTATAAGTCTTGGGGGGGGCATGTTTGCAGTGGAGGGTTTTGCCCATCAAGGTAAAGAAGGTGTtgccctccccccttctctctccctttttgggggggcaaggggGTAGACTGCACTTCCACCTGCAGGCTCCATTGCCAGGCTTTGCTTCCTCCCACTTaagtccttttttggggggtggcctgTTTGCAGCGGAGGCTTTTGCCCATCAAAGTAAAGATGGGTTGGGTGGGGAGGTGTtgccctcccccttctctccctcttttttttgtgggaggggggtagaCTGTTCTCCCACCTGGAGGCTCCACTGCCAGGCAttgcttccttctccccttatataAGTCCTTTGGGGGGGCATGTTTGCAGCAGAGGCTTTTCCCCATCAAGATAAAGATGGGTTGAGTGGGGAGGTGTTGCCCTCCCCCCTTGTctcctcttttttttggggggggggtagactgCTCTTTGCCCTGGAGGCTCCACTGCTGGATGTTGCTTCCTCCCATTTATATAAGTCCTTTCTTGCAGGGGGTGTTTTGGGCCTGTTTGCAACGGAGGGTTTTGCCCCCTTGCTTTGGTAaacggggggggggtctcctctaAAAGTGGTGGAGTTGTGTCCGTCGTTGGGGGCACCCATCCCAGTTGCTGGCCAAGGGGGGGTCTCCCTCCCGTCTCCTCCAAATGCAAGCCTTGCCGCTGTATGTGGGTTGGCTGGGTTGGGGGTGTTGAACCcccacctctcttctcccctcttccccccccaGTTTGTCAAGCGAGGGTAGACTTCTCTTTCCCAAGGAGGTTCCACTTAATTAAGGGGATTTATTATACACCAGGCCACCTATCGGGAATCCTGTCTGGCCtactgtttttaagttgcatttcaatcaattgtttttatacttgagcccagtcttggctggggagggcagggtataaatacaatttattattatttattaatacgaGCAGCGCCAGAAAGGAACAGCTTCCCCTCGTCGCCTGCCAGCAGCTGGTATCCAGGGATAGACTATGCTGGAACACAGAGGTTCCATTCTGCGTTTGCAGATGAAATCGACTCAGTCAGCATGACTTCGATCTTTTCCTGTTTTCTCTTTCGCTATCTCTTTCTCGGCCTTGCTCGCCCATGTGTCTTTCCTCAACTGCTGGCTGAATCGAAGAATCGTGGACGTTTTattattttctccctcccccaaaaaacccctggcAGTTGTGCATGGAGCTGTGGCTGTGCCGAAATATATTTATTTTCGCAGAATTAGAACGGGAACTCTGGAAAGGTTCCAGCCGGTCGTCCTGTCCCAAGCCGCTTTgcaacacattttatttattttgaaaaagtgCAGGCAGTTTGATCGAACGGTACCCAAGTGACCAATGTTGAACTGGGGaactggcgtttccgtgcgctgctctggttcgccagaagcggctcagtcctgctggccacatgacccggaagctgtacgccggctccctcggccaataaagcgagatgagcgtcgcaaccccagagtcggtcacgactggacctaatggtcaggggtccctttaccttatacagtcaaacctcggttgtcgaacgtaatcctgttcagcttccgaaacgttcaacaaccgaggcgcGGCTTCTGGTTGgtcgcaggagcttcctgcactcagcggaagcaAAAAAAGTACAGCACGctgaaatacaaaatgcaaaaatgaaagagaaaataacagagagccCCAGGCAGACATAGCCTGTCTCTGGAGCAAACGGCTTTGAAGAATACAGATAGTGGGAAAACGACTTCTGCCTTCGAGTAGACCTGAGAACCTTTTAAACATGAGGATGTAGCAGAATGGTGATTCCGTACTTTGTAAAACTTCATTCCCAGACCAAAAGGTTGGGAGATAAATGCCATAGAGGAGCTGTTTTTCTTACCTGCTAAATAGAGACATCGGGCGGTAATTTGGCACCCAAACATCTTCCAtgtggtcacaattggacctgcGCCAGTATATTAGGGGGTGGCTGGGCTACGGAGGGAGTGGGCCTCGCAGGGTTCTTTGGGAATGACGAGGCCTTGTGCGAAACGCCAACGATTCGCCATATATAGCCTGGTCTGGAATTCCGAAATCGACACCGCCATGTCGATTTTGAACCAGTTTCGGGACGATTTGCCGATACATCGCCCAGCCCTccaccccatcgtccagcccggacaccggggtccagctccgagggccttctggcggttccctccctgcaagaagcgaggttacagggaaccaggcggagggccttctcggtggtggcaccctccgttcagatgtcgaggaaataaacaactacctgacttttagaagatatctgaaggcagccctgtttagggaagcttttaacgtttggagttttattgtattttttatattttgttggaagccgcccagggtggctggggaaacccagccagatgggcagggtataaataaatagtattattattagtaatattaCTGCTGTAAGCATTTGCAAGGAATCTTCTTGCAAAAGGAAGAAGGTGCTCACCCCTTTAAAGGGACAAGCCTTGGTCACGGCAAACATCAATTCTTAAATGCGGGTTACATCTTGCAAGTGCCCCATCTTTCTCTGGGTGCGAGAGAGTCCCAATTGCGtgcatttattgttgttgtggtTTCACAAACTAATTTGGACTGTTTTTTCCCCCTGCAGGACTACATCTGCCCGCGGTGCGAATCTGGCTTTATCGAAGAGTTGCCGGAAGAACCTAGGTAAAGCCCAACTCTCTGATTCGGGACAAAATGAGATTTTGCCGGTTTGCAGTTTTTGGTCCGGGGCAGAGTCCCCTTTTCGGGCTTTGGGGGCCGCATTCTGGCAGCGGGCAGCAGTCAGACCCCCCAGATGGCCACAGCTTGCGGGCAAAAGCCGGCCTGGAGGGACAAGGAAGAGGAACGACAAGTCCTTAATTAATTCCCCCACTGTTGTCAAGCATAGACCAGTCGCGGATTGAAGGGCACAGGCTCTCCGCAAGTTTCTAGCCCACATTAAGGAATTGGCagccttgagagagagagaaaaaaaaccagACTTGTTCAGAGTTTCTCCTGGCTTAGAGGTGTATTTTTTTAGCAAGTGTCCACGCTGATTTCTTGCCTGCTTGCCTTCAGCTCGCTCTTCTATCTCGAAATCTTTTCAGGAATGTCGAAAATGGATCCAACTCTTCAGCGTCGACCAGCGAGCAGAGCAGGCACCCGTTCGAGGTGAGGCGCCGAGCGTGGCAGGTCGATTCTGCACCGTCGTGTTTTTGCCAGAATTTGGAAGCTGGGAGAGAAAGGATGGAGTTGGGCTGCTGGCGAAATCGCCGCTTGCCTTTGGACGAGTCGGGGGTCGTTTCCAGGCGACTAGCTTTGCCCGGCAGATATTATCTTTGGCTGGAAGTGGAGGCCTCTGTCTGAtcttttttgtgaaccgccctgagatctccaggtatagggctgtaaaggtaaagagacccctgaccattaggtccagtcatgaccgactctggggttgcggcgctcatctcgctttattggccaagggagtcggcgtacagcttccgggtcatgtggccagcaggactaagccgcttctggcgaaccagagcagcgcacggaaacgccgtttaccttcccgccggagcggtacctatttatctacttgcactttgacgtgctttcgaactgctaggttggcaggagcagggactgaggaacgggagctcaccccgtcacggggattcgaaccgctgatcttctgatcggcaagtcctaggcactggtttaacccacagcgccacccgtgtcccttatagggctgtatataccgtatttttcgctctataagaagcaccagacgcgcctagtttttggaggaggaaaacaagaaaaaaaatattctgaatctcagaagccagaacagcaagagggatcgctgcgcagtgaaagcagcaatcccttttgctgttctggcttctgggatagctgcgcagcctgcatttgttccataagacgcacacacatttccccttactttttaggagggaaaaagtgagtcttatagagcaaaaaatacggtaaattcaataaatgaatgaatgaatgagggcaGCGTACCTTTCTGGGGTGGGGCATCCCagcggtgggcggggccagaggcaggaGTAGGCGGGGCTAGAACCTCGCACCCGTACACAAGGCGTCTTCACAACGCCCCTGACCCTCTCCCCTTCCGCTCCAGAACGCCGACCAGCACTTATTCACCCTGCCCCAGGGCTACGGGCAGTTCGCCTTTGGCATCATCGACGACACCTTTGAGTTCCCGGCCTTCGGGTCCAATGCTCAGCCGGAGGACAACCGGGACGCGGAGAACCGGCGCGAGAGGGAACACCAGTCCCGGCACAGATACGGCACCAGGCAGCCCCGGGCGCGGTTCACGGCGCGGAGAGCCGCCGGCAGGCACGAAGGCGTCCCCACGCTGGAAGGGTGAGAGGACGCGACtccgccatagctgtcaagcgtcccttatttggtgggacagtcccttatcccagcgccgtgtcccgctgctgtcccttattgatgatgtcccttcaatttcccgggtttcaaaggaagcagctcctctccctccctccctgccggccagggaggagggaggctccaactgggttggTTGGCTGCCcagcccgcccccctccggcctcctctcaccagcctcggcccctggGAGCCCCTCCCCACTGGGACTGGTGGGCgcctcgggcccttccgccgccatcctccttgccgcccccgaactgagcgtctctgcctggggcctcccctctgcctgtcACCGCTGCTCCCGCTGTGCCGCCGAAGGAgccggatgagatgggcagcctggtgcGGCcgatgaattgctgaggagccttgagaggagagcaagggcaaccatagagaaagcagttcagagagaggaggaggaggaggcacgggcaggtgttccaagggctacaagggaaggaccgcaagcgcttctcccatagatttgtagtggtagactagcatagatggtctgatctgcgggtttacttcgggcgctatttccccccccccttcctcccgccccgcctgatggaactgagagctgcagatggagcacgagagaaaagatacagaactgcagcagcgtCTTCGTTTTGCGCgagaacagctggagggccgagtcggGGGGTGCCTGCCATAGAGGCACAATGGTCAGGATCGGTGCTGGATCGGAGTCCCAAAGCGTTGAGGAGCGGCGTTTGTGAGTTTTCCTCTTTCTCCCGGCTCACTTTTCCTTCTCTCCGCCTCCCTCCTCTTTGTGCAGAATCATCCAGCAGCTGGTTAACGGCATCATCGCCCCCACCACCATACCGAACCTCGGAGTGGGGCCTTGGTGAGTTCACGACGCCCCCACCCCGTCCTTTTCCCCAGAGGCCTCCTGGTCCCAGCGGCAATCTTAACCCTTCctctctgcttctccccccccaaaccccatttATCGTTACGTTCCTGAAGGGGAGTCCTGCATTCGAATCCGATGGACTACGCCTGGGGAGCTAACGGCTTGGACGCCATTATTACCCAGGTAAAACCTCTCCGCCCTTCCGGGGGGAACCTGCCTTTGTTCGTTGGTTTCTGCGTCGCTTCCATCTTCTGCGGAGAGGCTGCCCgcatttccaaaaataaaataaaaactaccgtattttttgctctataagactcacttttcccctcctaaaaagtaaggggaaatgtgtgtgcgtcttatggagcgaatgcaggctgcgcagctatcccagaagccagaacagcaagagggattgctgctttcactgcgcagcgatccctcttgctgttctggcttctgagattcagaatattttttttcttgttttcctcctccaaaaactaggcgcgtctcgtggtctggtgcgtcttatagagcgaaaaatacggtagctagcCCACCAAAAAGCCCAGGTTAAATAAAGCCTTCATGTACAGAAGCACGCTGCCATTGAATCTCAGCTTCTCAGGCCTAAAAGTGGGGGAAGGTTGATAGCCATAGACCGCCTCTGTCCGCATGAACCGACCCAGACCCGTAGACCAGGTGGCTGGGAGGtcgcctgttctggatggggtcacacttcccctgaaggagcaggttcgtagcttgggggtcctcctggatcctttgctgtcgctggaggctcaggtggcctcagtgggcCGGAGCACCTTCCATCatcttcggctggtggcccagctacgctcctgtctggacagggatgtcctgttgtctgtgctctggtaacctcaaggttagattactgcagtgcgttctacatagggctgcctctgaagacagttcggaaacttcaaccggtgcagaattcagctgccAGGTCGCTCACCGGacggcaagacggtttgagcctaTTGCACCGATCccggtccgactgcactggctactgatcagtttccgggcccaattcaaagtgctggttttgacctataaagccttaaatggctcaggaccgcaatacctctttccatatgaacctacccggaccccgagatcatcttctgaggccctccttcgtgtgccgcctcctcgagaggcccagagggtggcaacacgagagcggggccttctctgcagtggctccccgtttgtgggaacgctctccccagggaatctCACCCGGCGCCTTcattagacaccaggcaaaaacattcctcttccacTAGGTCTTCAGCTAATTGACAccctatatccttttaaatgtgtttctgggAGTGGGAAATGAttgctttgtttctgttcttgtttttattacgtattttgtgtttttttatattgtaggTTTGgtattccctgtttagggaagcttttaatgtttggactactgtattttaatattttgttggaaggcgcccagagtggctggggaaacccagccaggtgggcggagtataaataaattattattattattattattattattattattattattattatttattagaggTTACAGTCAGAGGGTGTTTTTGGTTGttgtgccctgtggaacgccctcccagcagatgtcaaggagataaacaacgatctgacttttagaagacatctgaaggcagcccggtttagggaagcttttaatgtctgatgttttatcgtgtttttaatattctgtcgggagccgcccagagtggctggggaggcccagtcagatgggtggggtacaagtaataaattattattgttagtaTCTGGAATCCGCACCCCTTCGCAACAAGGCGAGGACTCgaagcatctttttaaaaaatatatatatatatattaatttttagCATACAAAATTTTTAAGACATACCACACACATTATTATACATATATCCTTGTTTGGACTTCAGCATCTCTGATAGCCTTCCGTCTTGATTATTTATCCTGCAattcttaacttaatattgcctttacattttcTCTACAAATCATTTCTTCCTTTCTATTTTTACAACATTTCTTAAATtactcacagaacttcttgtagtcctacaaacGTAATTTGACCATCGCAAATACTTTTCAGATACTCAGTAAATTTAGTCCAGCCTTCGGTAAACCTCTGGTCCTGCCGCTCTCGGATCTTTCCTGTTAGAtaagctaattctgcgtagtatTCTgtcgggagctgcccagagtggctggggaggcccagccagatgggcggggtacaaataataagttattattgttattatctagAATCCCCACCCCTTCGCAACAAGGCGAGGTCTCGAAGCATCTTGGGGCTTTTGCCTCACTCTCTCCCTGTTCTCTTCCAGCTACTGAATCAGTTCGAGAACACAGGGCCTCCTCCGGCAGACAAGGAGAAAATCCAAGCGCTCCCCACAATCCACATCACAGAGGAACACGTAGGTGAGTCGCTTTTTTCTTCCCCATTTCTTTTCTCCTctcactccctcccccccaaaaatataccgtatttttcgctccatacgatgcacttttttcccctcctaaaaagtaaggggaaatgtctgtgcgtcttacggagcgaatgtgtggtcgatcgctggctcccttgcccaggcctccattgctgAATGTTCTGCAGGCGGAGGCTGTTTGTctccccagcgacatgtgactggctgattagattatctgccTGGGAAGAAGCTGCTGAACTGTGagctgaaccccataaaaacaggatttttcccctttggaaagtaagctcaacaactttgagccgAACCTCAAAaaaaggggcttttcccctttgcaaaagaagctgcacaactgtgagctgatattcaaaaaaagggggggtgcttttccccctttgcaaaagaaggctcttttgcaaaaaaaaagggggggctttccccctttcctcctctaaaaactaggtgcgtcttatggagcgaaaaatactgtaacaTCTCATGGCATCGCTTGTTTTTATGCTTGATGATTTCTCTCTTCTGCCCtttgagatgatagatagatgatagatagatgatagatagatagatagatagatagatagatagatagatagatagatgatagatagatactgtagatagatagatactgtagatagatagatgatagatagatagatactgtagatagatagatagatagatagatagatagatagatagatactgtagatagatagatagatgttgttgttgttgagtcgtttagttgtgtccgcctcttcatgaccccctggaccagagcacgccaggccctcctgtcttccactgcctcccacagtttggtcaaactcatgctggtagcttcaagaacactgtcccaccatctcgtcctctgtcgtccccttctccttgtgccctccatctttcccaacatcagggtcttttccagggagtcttctcttctcatgaggtggccaaagtcttggagcctcagcttcaggatctgtccttccagtgagcactcagggctgatttccttcagaatggagaggttggatcttcttgcagtccatggg containing:
- the RNF126 gene encoding E3 ubiquitin-protein ligase RNF126 encodes the protein MAEASPQPGRYFCHCCSAEIAPRLPDYICPRCESGFIEELPEEPRNVENGSNSSASTSEQSRHPFENADQHLFTLPQGYGQFAFGIIDDTFEFPAFGSNAQPEDNRDAENRREREHQSRHRYGTRQPRARFTARRAAGRHEGVPTLEGIIQQLVNGIIAPTTIPNLGVGPWGVLHSNPMDYAWGANGLDAIITQLLNQFENTGPPPADKEKIQALPTIHITEEHVGSGLECPVCKEDYEAGESVRQLPCNHLFHDGCIVPWLEQHDTCPVCRKSLSGQNTATNPPGLSAMNFASSSSSSSSSSSSSPSNENAANNS